In Fluviicola sp., the sequence GTGTTCTTTTCCTTCCAGTCCGACCATCGACAAAACGGTGCGGATACGGTTGTCCATTTCACGTTTGTCTTTCCAGCCTGTTGCCTTCATCACAAAGCGCAGGTTGTCAGTGATTGACCGATCGGAAAGTAACTGGAAATCCTGGAATACCACTCCTAATTTACGGCGCAAATTTGGGATTTGGCGTTTCGAAAGCCGTTTCAGGTCGAATTCCACCATCGAACCCGAACCGTCACTCAATTCCAATTCTCCGTAAAGCACTTTCAGCAAGCTGCTTTTCCCCGAACCTGTTTTCCCGATCAGGAAAACCAACTCATCCGATTCCACCTCGAAATTGATGTTGTCAAGAACTGTTTGACCCAACTGGTCAATTCTTCCGTTTTGAATGCGAATAACTTTCTCCACCACTTTTGAGTTTAATAATGTTCAAACAGGTTCAATCTTCTTCGCTCTTAGAGCTCCGAAGGTTCAAAAGAGTTTAAACAGTTCAATTTGAACATTTGAACATTTGAACATTTGAACATTTGAACATTTGAACATTTGAACATTTTCACTTGTAAAATTCAGAATTCCAATTCGTAAAATTCCCGTGTAACGAGATTATCTCTTAACAGTTATACGTTTAAAACTTTTGAACGCGCGCGCCCTTTCTCCCTAAGGGACTACTTAATTTTAGGATCTTAAAATAGTTGTAATGCGTTTTCTTTTTATCCTTTTTCTACTTGTTGCAAGCTCTTCGGCATGGTCCCAGGCAAGTGAGAAATATCATTCTCCGCTGAGTGGGTTCTACAAAGCAGAAGATTTGTTTGAGAAAGAACAATACAGTGCCGCACGCAAAGAATTCCGCCTGTTTATTACTGATTACAAAGGTTCCAAAAACGATTCATACTACATCAAAGCCTTGTATTATGAAGGTCTTTCCGCATTGGAACTCTTCAACAACGACGCTATTGATCTGCTGGAAACTTTCAACCGGGAATATCCTGAAAGCATTTACCGGAGCAATATCCTTTTCCAGATCGGCCGTTACTATTATCAGAAAAAGGATTACAAAAAGTCCATTGAATACTTCAAGCAACTAAGCCGGTCATCGGTAGACAAAGAGAACCAGGAAGAATATTACTTCAAATTGGGATATGCCTACTTTGACGAAAAACAATACCCGGAATCCAAACTGGCTTTCTATGAAGTAAAAGATTCTACCAGTCAGTACGGAGCACCGAGTTTGTATTACTACTCGCACATCTGCTACCTGGACAGTTCCTACCAGACGGCTTTGGAAGGATTTGAGAAATTATTGACCGACAACCGTTTCAACCGCGTTGTTCCTTATTACATCACTCAGATTTATTACATTCAGCACAAATACCAGGAGGTAGTAGATTTTGCGCCGGGTAAAGTCGACAGTTTGAAACCGGCTGAGCAGGTCGAGATCAGTCACATTATCGGGGACAGTTATTTCCACCTGGAAAAGTACGACGAAGCGCTTCCTTACCTGGAATTATACAATTCGAAATCGAATACCACCCGCGACGACGATTATGCACTTGCTTTGGCTTATTCACGTACTTCGAACTGTACGAAAGCCGTGAAGTATTTTGACCGCGTTGCCCGTGAAAAAGACGTTCTGGGCCAGATTGCCCTGTACCATGCCGGAGAGTGTTATACCAACCTGGGAGAACTGGTTTATGCCCGCACAGCCTTCGAAGCAGCCAGTCAACTCGATATGGACAAAATGATCCAGGAAGATGCTTTGTACAATTACGCATTGCTTTCCTACAAACTGGACATGAATGCTTATGACGAAGCAGTGGAAGCTTTCAAATTGTACCTGGAGAAATACCCGGATTCCAAACGCAAACCGGTGATTTACCAATATTTGGTGAACGTGTATACTTCTACCAAGAATTACCAGAAAGCACTGGAGTCTTTGGATCAGTTGACCAACAAGGACATCAAACTGAAATCCGCTTACCAGTTGATCGCTTTCAACCGGGGTGTGGAATTGTTCCAGAAATCGGAATACACTAATGCCATCCAGGCTTTTGAATTGGTAGACAAATACCCGATCAGCCCGGAAATCAGTGCAAAAGCCGTTTACTGGACTGCAGACGCGCTATTCTATCTGAAAAAATACCCGGAAGCAATCAAGAAATACACGCAATTCATGGGAATGGCCGGTTCTCAGATGAGCGGCTTGCGAAACGATGCTATTTACAACAAAGGATATGCTTACCTGGCCACGGGCGAATACAAACAGGTCGAACAAACTTTCAGAGAATACCTGAGCCAGCCGAATCTGACGGAACTCAACAAGAAAGCGGATGCACACATGCGTTTGGCTGACGAGTACTACCGGAATTCACAGGCCGACCAGACCATCAACAAACTGGCGGTAGACAATTACAAAGCTGCTTACAACCTGAAACAGGGATACGACGATCAGGCTTTGTACTACATGGCCCGTACCTATAATTTCATGGACAAACAGAACGAGCGCATTCAAAGCTTAACGGACCTCATCAACAATTATCCGAAATCCCGTTACATGCAACGCGCTATTCTGGATATTGCCCGGGCCTATTTTGAGGAAGAAAACCTGGACAAATCGGAACGTTATTACAAACAGATCATTTCTGATTATCCGTCCAGCAACACGGTGAAAGATGCTTATCACTACCTCGGAGATATTGCTTTCAAGCGCAATAATTTCAACCAGGCGGAAACGTATTACACGAAAGTCCTGAATGAATTCACGATCAACGATACGATCTGTGAACGCGAAGTAAGTTCCTTGGTTTCCGTATACCGTGCACAGCGCTTATTGAACAAAATTGAAACGCTGGCGGGGAAATACAGTTGTGTGGATTCACTGACCAACCAGGTGGAAGATGAATATTACCGGTTGGCATTCGATCAGTACGAAAAGTCGGAATGGGAAGCATCCATCAAGGAATTCGATAAATACCTGAATAAATACCCGAACGGTAAATTCTACCGCGATGCCATGAACCAGAAAGCGGACGCTTTGTATCGCCTGAAGCGTGAAGCAGATGCTATTGCGATCTATCAGATTACACTTGCCGGTCCAAATGACGATTACACGGAACTGGCTTCGGTACGAACCGCCAAGTTCTTGTTTAACGGAAACCAGAAAGAAGCTGCACTTCCATACTATAAACGCACGGAAGAAATCAGTTCCAACCCCGAATACCTGAACAATGCCCGGATCGGATTGATGCGCTGTCACTTCTTGTTGGAGAACTACGCCAATGCGGTTGAATACGCTCAAAAAGTACTGGGTGTTCAGCAAACCACGCAAGTGAAACTGGAAGCGGAATACATCAAAGGAATTTCACTTTCGAAGGAAAAACGCTATGCCGAAGCGCAACTGTCTTTGGATTACGTCATCAAAAACGCAACAACTGCGTGGGCGGCAGAATCCAAGTTTACCCTGGCTCAGAATGCATTTGAGCAGGCAGATTATACCAAAACAGAAACTATTATCCGGGAATTGCTGAAAATGAAACCTGGTTACGATTACTGGATCGCGAAAGGATTGATCCTTCAAACGAAGGTATTGCTTCAGAAAAAAGATTTGTTCCAGGCAGAAAACACGATCAAGTCCGTTATTGACCATTACCCGGTGAAAGACGACGGAATTCTGCAGGAAGCAGGTGAACTGTACAACGAGATCATGCAATTGAAAACACAACCAAAAACTTTGACGAACCCAAGCGAGCCTACGGTGATTGAAGTGGATGAAAAAACAGGGAAATAATGAAGAGAAGTACACACATATTATCACTTTTAAGTGCGCTGTTCATTGGATCTTTTTCGAATGTGTCCGGGCAAAATGACATTACGATCAATGTTACGGGAAACCGTACGGTTGAGGAAGCTCACCGCCTGAATTCACAGCCCAAGGTTTTGGATACGGTTTTCCCTATTCCAACGACTTCTTTTCCGCTGCTTTCCATCAATTACGAACCCACTTTTGAGATTCCGAAAATCGAACCGGCGAAAGTAAACCTGCAGCAAAAATTGCCGCAATTGTACAATGGATATGCACGAATCGGGATCGGTTCTTTATTGATGCCGCTTGCTGAAGTTTACTACAACAACGGTCGCAGCCGTAAAATGAACTATGGCGGAAACATTCAGCATTTGAGTTCTTTCGGGAAGATGCGCAATGTTGCACCGGCCAATTTCGACCGCACGAATGTACGCGCATTTGTAGGCGTAAACGAAAAGAAATACAGCTGGGATGCCGAATCTTATTACCGCAACCAGGGACTTCATTTCTACGGTTTCCCGAATGAAGATGCGGATAAAGACAGCATTGCCCAGCGTTTCAATACCTTCGGACTGAAAGGAGGCTTCCATTCCCATGCCAAAGACAGCTTGGGCCTGAATTGGAAACTCGGACTGGAATACCGTCATTTCAACGATAAAAAACCAAAGGCAGATTCTTTGAACGACTGGAATGCCCGCGAGAATTTCTTCGCCATCCGCACCGGTGCCGAATACAAATGGGGAACAGAGATTTTTGCTGCCGACCTGGATATCCTTCACAATTCCTACAAATACGGGGTCATGAACGATACCATGCCCGGATTCCTCAATACCGGACTGGAAAATAAGAACACGATTATCAGTTTAAAACCAAGCATCAGTACTTATTCCAAAAACCGGAAACTGAAAGCGAAGGTCGGAGTGGACCTGACTGCAAGTTTGGGAACAAAAGACAAGGTTTACCTCTACCCGATCGCCGAAGTCAAATATTCATTGTTCAATGACATCCTGATTCCTTACGTGGGTGTAACCGGAGGTTTGACACAACAGTCCTTCAAGCGCATCACGGATGAAAATGAATTCGCTTTATCGAATGTTACGCTGCAGAATGAGCACAAAGCAGCAGACGGCTACATCGGGATCAAAGGAACATTGTCCAAACGTATCGGGTTTAATGCCTTTGCAAGTTTTTCGCATGTAAAGGGCAAAGCGCTCTTCGTAACCGACACGGTTTATTCGGGCAGAAACCGCTTCAACGTCATCTACGATACGATAAACATTACCAAACTGGAAGCATCGATCTATTATCAGCTGAAGGAAAAAGTGAAGATCGACGTGATCGGAAGATACTATTCCTACAATGCACGGAACAACATTTTTGCATGGAACCTTCCTCAATTCCAGATTGTTTTGAGAGGAACTTACAACCTGTATGACAAGTTTATCTTAACGGTTGACGCGAACCTGGAAGGCGGAAGAAGAGCACAGGTATTTGCTCCGGGGAAAGATGTACTGGAAGAAAACCAGCAATACGCTTTAAAATTAGGTTTCCTGGCAGATGCAAATATTGGGTTGGAATACCGGTATAACAAGCGCGTTTCCGGGTTCATTAATTTGAATAACGTGGCTGCGCAGCGTTATAAAAGATGGTACAACTATCCGGTTCAGGGATTCCAGGCGATGATCGGGGTAACGATCCGTTTTTAAACTTCGACTCCGCTCAGTTTACTTTTTTTAAAAAATTGAAAATATGTGGGCACGCAATGCTTTGCGTCCCTACGTTATTTCAATTTTTTTGCATTCTACGATTTGATTTTCATACCTTTGGCGCATGAAGAACTTTCTGCCTTTTATTGCTCTTTTGCTCATTCTTGCTTCCTGTAAGGACCCCAGCGTTAAATACAACCAGGTTATTCAAAACGATTCTGATTACGATGTTTGGATTCGCGTGTATGAACGCACGGATTCTGCTGCAACGGTATTCTTCACGGTAGACAGTTTCTTTGTTGCCAAGAAAAGCGAAACCATTATCCTGGAAAGAAACGGGCATAAGAACATGGACAGCTTCAAACCCTGCAGGATGTACGTAGATTCCATTACCGGAAGAGCTGCGGATACTTCACTGGTTGTGGGCCTGAACCTGAACAGTGATACCAACTACGTGTTCAACGAAGTGGAACGAAACAAAAAGAACGGTGGTACTTGTGAATGCCGCGTTGTTTTCAAAAACATTCATTTACAGTAAATCAGCTCTTACTGAATAAGTGCTTACGGTGATTGGATCCCCAAACAGCTAATTCTGCAATGATGGGTTCCAGCGTTAATCCGTAAGGGGTGATCTTGTATTCCACCGTAATGGGTTTCGTATCGCAAACCGTGCGCGTGATCAATTGATTCACTTCCAGTTCCTGCAATTCCTTGGAAAGCATTTTGGCCCCGATTCCCGGAATATTCCGTTTCAATTCCATAAACTTCATGGAATTCTCGAAAATCAGGGTTCCAATGATCTGAATTTTCCACTTTCCGGAAAGCAATTCCAGCGTGTCACGGATCGCCAGCATTCTTCCTGCGCAGGCTGCCGGCTCATGTATCATTTTCTTTTTCATTACCATACCACAAAAATACGACGTTATACGATCGATTTTACAATTAGTTTCTTGGTGGAAACTAGTTTCCAAAAGGAAATACAGGCAAAAAGTAAACCGGGTATCCTATAGCTTTGCCAAAAAAATAAATTCCATGAAAAAGAACAACATTATTTATTGGTCAACAACAGGCTTATTTTCACTTATGATGCTATTCTCCGGATCCATGTATTTCGCATCCCCGGAAGTCCAGGCAGGTTTTATCAAAATGGGTTTCCAGGATGCATTCCGCATTGAATTGGGAATTGCGAAGATTATCGGAGCGCTGGTTCTGCTGATTCCGTTTTTTAAAGGATCTGTCAAAGAATGGGCTTATGCAGGTTTCGGTATTACCCTGATTTCAGCAAGTATTCTTCATGCCTCTATCGGTGATCCGGCAGCGAAAATCATTTCCCCGCTTATTTTTCTTGGAGTATTAGCCGTTTCGCATATTTTTTGGAAAAAGCGTTTGCAGGCAGTAAATTGATCCTTCGACTCCGCTCAGTCTCCTAATTGATTTCAGATAAATGAACCTGTCTTTTCGACTTTGCTCAGTTCCTATTGATCTTAGGTATTTCATTGAAAAGGTCATTGAGCGGAGTCGAAATGCCTTTTCAATTATTTTAAGATCCACGGAGCAATTCCCAAAGCTTTCAACTTCGGTTCAAGCTGTGAAAACTGGGAAGCATTTCCAGCAGTCACACGAATTTTTCCATTCGTTTCCATGATCTGCCCGCTCATTCCGTTTGTTTTCAATAACTGGATCAGTTCTTCGGCATTTTTCTTATCGGAATAACTTCCGACAATGATTTGCCCTCCTTTCGGCGCAGCAGGTACCGGATTGGTTTTCGGCTGTTCAACCACTTTTTTGGGTATTTCAGCAACAACCTCAGGCTGCTTTCCTTCTGCTTCAGGAGTTTCTGCTTTCACAACTGCTTTTTGCTTTTTCAAAGAAACCGGAACGTAGGTGTCTTCATCCATTTCGTAGGAAAACGTTTCTACGTTGCGTGGTAAATTTTCCAATTGTTTCTTCACCGTTCTCTTTTGGAAACTATAGTTCGATTCCGGAAGGGTGTACGTTCCTTTTTTGGTTGCATGGAACGGGTTAAAATCGGAAAATGAAACCACTCCGGACTCCAGCACATCTGTTTTCACAGGAATCCAGAACGAATAAAAAGCAACCGGAAGCAAGCAGGCAGCAGCTACATATCTCCAGGTATTTGATTTCTTCTTAACAGGAAGTGCCGTTGGCTGAATATGCTCTTCATGTACTACTTCCAGCACCGGAACAATCGGCTCTTCGTTCAGAACGAAAGACGGCTCAGATGTCGGTGTCAATTGTTTTTGCTCTATTTCAACCGCTTTTACCACATGCAAAATAGCCTGGTGGGATTCCTGTGCCTGGGCATCTGCAACGGAAACAAAATGAACGGAACTCAATCCGAAAGACTCCAGTAATAAATTGTAGAAGCGGTCTTGTTCAAAACACAAATTGCGCTCCTGGTCGTAAAACAGGTTTCCCACACGGTCAATGGTGATTCTTCCACCCATTTGCAATCTGGCTTCCCATTCATGGATATGTGCCTGAACTTCTTCTGCAGCTTCTGAATAAGGAATGGAATTAGCCTGGGAAAGTGCCGCGATCAGCAACCCGTCATTATTGATCAGCTGTTTATTGAATAACACGGATTTTTTCGGAGGAATAATCACTCCTTTCGCCGAATCAATTTTTGCAGACGTACGCTGTGCCACAAAACCTCCGAAAGAAGGAACGATCACACAATTGTGCTGCAATAATAAATCACCGATAAGCTGTTCAACTGTCAACATGTCACAAAGTTATGAAAATCACACCATCTATACGCAATAATCGAAAAAGAGTTGCACGTTTATATGTAAAGGATTAGTTTTGGGCAAAACTAAACTTATGAAACACCTTTACTCACTTGTTTTTGTGTTTGTTACATGGACAAGTTTAAGCCTAAGTATGGCTCAAACGATAATCCCTACAAATGCTTCCGCCCCGGGAGTTTGTGACGGATCGGTAACTTTCGCGGATGCTGCATCTTATTCCACATGCACCTGGACCTGGTACCAGGACACCGCTACCGTTGTTGGAACAAACGTACAAACCGTTTCAAATCTATGTGCAGGAAACTACATTTTTGTGATTGATTCCGCAGGTGTATCCATGACTGCCATCTTTACGATCGGTGATCCTTGTTCAAACCTGGTTCTTTCAGCTTCTACGTTAACAAATTGTACTCCGGGAAATTGCGACGGAGCAGTACAGCTTACAGTAACAGGCGGATCCGGGCCTTATGTCTTTTCCGCATCGGGAGCAGGTACTCAGCCGCAAGCCTTATTTTCCGGTTTATGTCCCGGAGCATACATGTTTAGCGTGATGGACGTAAATGGTTGTTCAACAACCGCTACAGCCGTGGTCGTTGACCCTTCCATGAATCCCATTGTTCCCAGTTTAACTGTTACAAATGATTCCACAGGAACATGTTCGGGATCCGCATCCGTTTCGCCAACCGGTGGAACGGCTCCATATACTATTACCTGGAGCAACGGTGCTATAGGAAATTCGGTATATAATCTGTGTGCAGGAAATTATTCAGTGGCAATTTGGGATTCGAACGGAGATTCGTCCGTTTCGTCTTTTACCATCAATAGTCCGTGCAATAATATTGCTTTAACTGCTTCTGTTACCAACTGCACTCCCGGAAACTGTGACGGAGCCATTCAGGCGAATGCGACCGGCGGAACTGCTCCCTATACCTTTTCCGTATCAGGTGCTCCTCAATCACCGGTATCATTTATAGCCAATTTGTGCCCGGGAACATATTCCATTATTTGCATGGATGCCGTTGGTTGTTCAACAGCTCCGTTAACCGTTACTGTTGCAGATACTTCATTGAATTCCTGTTCCGGTTTTACAGGAAACTTCACTTCCTCAACAGCTATTAACGGAACGTGCACCGGAACAATAAGCGGTACTGTTTCCGGAGGAACTCCTTCTTATATTTATGCTGTTGATGGCGGACTCACCTTTGGTACAGCTAATACTTTTAGCGGACTTTGTCCTGGTTCTTATACGGTAGTTGCGCTGGATGCAAACGGATGTACATTCAGCCAGCTGGTTACGGTCGGTGATTCCATGATAACCATCAATCTTGCTGCAAACCTCACATCGACGGATGACCTGACGAATAACTGCAGCGGTTCTGCTTCCGTTTCACCAAGCGGCGGAATTGCCCCTTATGCTATTGCATGGAGTAACGGTGTAATGGGAAATACGGTTTCAAACCTGTGTGCGGGAATTTATTCAGTAACTGTTTGGGACCAGGGAAATGATTCTACAACCGTAAACTTTGTCATTGCAGATTCTGCTTCCACTTACACTAATAATCCTTACCCGAACGGTGCTATCAATGATACGTTGTATACCGATTTGGTTTCGAACTGCGTGATCGATTACAACGCGATCGATTCGGCTGCTTTGTACCAGGCCGTTTACAGTTCCAGCAATCAAAGTTTGTATGTAACCTGGGCGGTTTATTCCCCAACAGACACGGTTTACATCAGTGATACACTTGCTTTGATCGGAAACCCGGGATATTATAACCTGACGATCTCCGTTTACTGTCCGAATAAATCCGGAAACGATTTCTTCAAAATTGAACAGGTAATCTATTTCGACGGAACAACTGTTTACTTCTCGACACTTGGCGTTGATGAACATCTTTTGGAGCAGGTATCTGTTTACCCGAATCCGTTTAACCATTCAATTTCCATAAATAACAAAGAAGGTGTGGTCCGATCCCTGAAATTGGTGGATTTGAACGGACGCATTCTTTCCGAAATGAAGCAGGTAAATTCCGGGTTGGTTGAAATGGACCAATTGGAAAAAATTTCCAGCGGAACTTATTTATTGATCCTTTCAGGATCGACTGGTTCTAAAACGTATCAAGTAATCAAGTAAGAGATCCGCCGCCGCGGATTGATTTGATCGCCGTTTGTAGACGGGAGAAACCCTTATTAAAGTCCCGTTCGTCAGCAGATGGACGGGTTTTTTTATTTCCTGCGCAGTGCCGAAAGTTTGATTCCTTCTACCGACATTACGATGTAAATGAAGAAAATGATCAGCAGATTGTTCAATACAAACCGGATGATTCCGTGATCCCCGTAAGGAATTTTGGTGGAAATAAAATAGATCAGAATACTCAATCCCAGGTACAGGAAAAACTTGCGCAGGTTGTACTTGATCGGGAAGTGTTTTTGTCCCCAGAAATACGAAACCACCATTTGGAATGCATAAACAATCAATGTTGCCCACGCACTGGCTTTGTATCCGTATTCGGGAATAAACAGGTAGTTAATGGTGATTGTAAGCATGGCTCCCATGATGGAAATATACGCCCCGAATTTGGTTTGATTCGTCAGCTTGTACCAGATGCTTTGGTTGAAATAAATTCCGAGGAAAACGTTTGCCAGCAACAGAACCGGCACAATGGAAAGCCCTTTCCAATAGGCTTTGGTGGAAATGAAAAATTTGAAAATATCCAGGTTCATGGAAACCACCAAAAACACAATGCAGACCATTGCAACAAAGTAGTTCATCAGTTTGACGTACAATTTATTGCGGTCCTGGTTCTTCATTTGGTTAAAGAAAAACGGTTCGGCAGCATAACGATACGCCTGCAAAAGGATCGTAACCAACATGGCTAGTTTGTAGCAGGCGCTGTAAATACCGATTTCCGCATCCGCCATTTTCGCCGTAAAACCGTTGGCAGGATCGTACAGCATTTGCTTCAGCATGATCCGGTCGATCGTTTCGTTGATAATTCCTGCAAACCCTGCAATTACAATCGGGATGGCGTAAACCAGCATTTGCTTTAGCAGCGCAGGATCAATCTTAAAGGTAATTTGGGTGAAATCCTTGCGAAGCATAACCGGTTTAACCAGGCTTGAAACCAGGTTGGCGGCCAGGATATACATCACTCCTTTTGAAGGGTCTTGCTTATCGAAAAACAACAGCAGCAAAACTACATTCAACAGGATGTTTACTCCTATTGACGAAAATTGAATGATGGCAAATTTCCGGGCATTTTCCTCTGCCCGCAATTTCGCCAGGGGCAAGCTGGATGAAGCATCAATCACTACAATGGCGCACATCAGGATGATGTATTCCGGATGGTCGCTGAAAAGCAGCAGGTCCGCAATCCCGCGGTTGAAAAAGAACATCCCGAAAAAAAACGCGACGTTCAGCAAAATGACTGTGAGAAAGCTGTTCCGAAAAATCCGCTGACGGTCTTCGTGATCCTGGATGAACCTGAAATAGGTCGTCTCCATTCCGAAAGTCAGCAGGACCATTAAAAAAGCTACAAAGGCATACAGTTGGGAAACCACTCCATAATCCGAAGGTTCTTTAAAAACCAATGTATAAAGCGGAACCAATAAGTAGTTCAGGGTTCTGCCGAGTATACTCGACAACCCGTAAACAGCCGTTTGCCCTAGCAGTTTTTTAAGCGGATTCAATTATCCTCTGAAGTTTGGTTTTCTTTTTTCGATGAATGCTGTGGTTCCTTCCTTGAAATCAGCTGTTCCGAAACACAGGCCGAATTCCTCCACTTCTTTATCAAAGCCTTTTTGTCCGCCCTCACTGTACAAAGCATTTACCGCACGGATAGCCGAAGCGATAGCAGTTCCGGAGTTTTTCAGGATTTTTCCGGCCAATTCATTTGCCAGGTCCATCAACTCTTCCGGCTCGCAAACGTGATTTACCAGGCCCCAGGATTTTGCTTCATCCGCACCGATCATTCCGGCAGTAAAAATTAATTCGTTTGCTTTTCCGCGACCTACCAATTGTGCCAAACGCTGTGTTCCACCGTATCCCGGAATTACCCCCAACGAAACTTCAGGTAGTCCCATTTTTGCATTTGCCGAAGCAATGCGGATGTGAGAAGCCATCGCCAACTCCAATCCGCCACCTAATGCAAACCCGTTTACGGCAGCAATAACCGGCGTAGTCATGTTCTCAATAAAAGAGAATAACAACTGTTGTCCCTGAGCAGCCAGTTCACGGCCTTTTTCAATGGAAAAATCTGCAAATTCTTTGATATCCGCACCTGCAACAAATGCTTTTTCACCCGATCCTGTAAGAATGACAACTCCTGTTCCTGCATCTTCGTTTGCTGCACTCAGGGCGTAATTCAATTCGGTAATGGTTTGTTTGTTTAGCGCATTTAATTGGCTTGGACGATTAATCGTAATGGTTTGGACGTGTCCGTTTTGTGACACTAAGATATTTTCGTAAGTCATTTTCAAGTCTTTTTGTAAAGGTATTCTTTTTTGGATTTAAATTTTCGGTATGCAATTCAAAAACCGCTTCAATTCTTCCGCAATTTCTTATACAACCTGATTCCCATCATCAGGGCAATTCCCACTCCGAAGAATCCGATGACTCCGCCGAGCCAGCCTAAGCTTGTTTTCAGGATAACGAGGAAAACGATCGCCACCAAAAGCAAGGTTGCTACTTCATTCCACATACGCAAATGCCCGGAAGTCCATTTGGAAGAACCATTCTTCAGGCGGTTCATAATTCCCTGGCAGATAAAATGATAAACCAATAAAACCGCAACGAAAGTCAGTTTGATATGCATCCAGGGCATTTTCAATAACGCAGGATTCGCTGTAAGCATGAGTGTTCCGAAAAGAACCGTACCAATCATAGCCGGAGTAGTGATGATGTACCACAAGCGGTTTTGCATGATGTTGAATTGATCCTGCAACACCCGTTTTTCATCCTCCGGTCTTGTATTGGCTTCCGTATGATAGATAAACAATCGTACCATGTAGAACAACCCGGCAAACCAGCTCACCACAAAAATGATGTGCAGTGCTTTCCAAACGGAGTAATGTTCAATTAAAAAATTCATCCCTGCAAAGTTAAAAAGAAACGGGAACACAAATTGTGTTCCCGTTCCCGATATCTGATTCTTTGTTGTTAAACTTTCATTCCTTTAACAACGCGGTCTTTAC encodes:
- a CDS encoding ATP-binding cassette domain-containing protein yields the protein MEKVIRIQNGRIDQLGQTVLDNINFEVESDELVFLIGKTGSGKSSLLKVLYGELELSDGSGSMVEFDLKRLSKRQIPNLRRKLGVVFQDFQLLSDRSITDNLRFVMKATGWKDKREMDNRIRTVLSMVGLEGKEHIQPHRLSGGEQQRVAIARALINHPKVIIADEPTGNLDPETSTEIMHLIVAVAKEEKAAVIMATHDMSLIEKFPGRVYKVENREMKALDTMHRFDPFQPLFD
- a CDS encoding DoxX family protein, with translation MKKNNIIYWSTTGLFSLMMLFSGSMYFASPEVQAGFIKMGFQDAFRIELGIAKIIGALVLLIPFFKGSVKEWAYAGFGITLISASILHASIGDPAAKIISPLIFLGVLAVSHIFWKKRLQAVN
- a CDS encoding SPOR domain-containing protein, producing MLTVEQLIGDLLLQHNCVIVPSFGGFVAQRTSAKIDSAKGVIIPPKKSVLFNKQLINNDGLLIAALSQANSIPYSEAAEEVQAHIHEWEARLQMGGRITIDRVGNLFYDQERNLCFEQDRFYNLLLESFGLSSVHFVSVADAQAQESHQAILHVVKAVEIEQKQLTPTSEPSFVLNEEPIVPVLEVVHEEHIQPTALPVKKKSNTWRYVAAACLLPVAFYSFWIPVKTDVLESGVVSFSDFNPFHATKKGTYTLPESNYSFQKRTVKKQLENLPRNVETFSYEMDEDTYVPVSLKKQKAVVKAETPEAEGKQPEVVAEIPKKVVEQPKTNPVPAAPKGGQIIVGSYSDKKNAEELIQLLKTNGMSGQIMETNGKIRVTAGNASQFSQLEPKLKALGIAPWILK
- a CDS encoding tetratricopeptide repeat protein yields the protein MRFLFILFLLVASSSAWSQASEKYHSPLSGFYKAEDLFEKEQYSAARKEFRLFITDYKGSKNDSYYIKALYYEGLSALELFNNDAIDLLETFNREYPESIYRSNILFQIGRYYYQKKDYKKSIEYFKQLSRSSVDKENQEEYYFKLGYAYFDEKQYPESKLAFYEVKDSTSQYGAPSLYYYSHICYLDSSYQTALEGFEKLLTDNRFNRVVPYYITQIYYIQHKYQEVVDFAPGKVDSLKPAEQVEISHIIGDSYFHLEKYDEALPYLELYNSKSNTTRDDDYALALAYSRTSNCTKAVKYFDRVAREKDVLGQIALYHAGECYTNLGELVYARTAFEAASQLDMDKMIQEDALYNYALLSYKLDMNAYDEAVEAFKLYLEKYPDSKRKPVIYQYLVNVYTSTKNYQKALESLDQLTNKDIKLKSAYQLIAFNRGVELFQKSEYTNAIQAFELVDKYPISPEISAKAVYWTADALFYLKKYPEAIKKYTQFMGMAGSQMSGLRNDAIYNKGYAYLATGEYKQVEQTFREYLSQPNLTELNKKADAHMRLADEYYRNSQADQTINKLAVDNYKAAYNLKQGYDDQALYYMARTYNFMDKQNERIQSLTDLINNYPKSRYMQRAILDIARAYFEEENLDKSERYYKQIISDYPSSNTVKDAYHYLGDIAFKRNNFNQAETYYTKVLNEFTINDTICEREVSSLVSVYRAQRLLNKIETLAGKYSCVDSLTNQVEDEYYRLAFDQYEKSEWEASIKEFDKYLNKYPNGKFYRDAMNQKADALYRLKREADAIAIYQITLAGPNDDYTELASVRTAKFLFNGNQKEAALPYYKRTEEISSNPEYLNNARIGLMRCHFLLENYANAVEYAQKVLGVQQTTQVKLEAEYIKGISLSKEKRYAEAQLSLDYVIKNATTAWAAESKFTLAQNAFEQADYTKTETIIRELLKMKPGYDYWIAKGLILQTKVLLQKKDLFQAENTIKSVIDHYPVKDDGILQEAGELYNEIMQLKTQPKTLTNPSEPTVIEVDEKTGK
- a CDS encoding helix-turn-helix domain-containing protein; this translates as MKKKMIHEPAACAGRMLAIRDTLELLSGKWKIQIIGTLIFENSMKFMELKRNIPGIGAKMLSKELQELEVNQLITRTVCDTKPITVEYKITPYGLTLEPIIAELAVWGSNHRKHLFSKS